A stretch of Lathyrus oleraceus cultivar Zhongwan6 chromosome 6, CAAS_Psat_ZW6_1.0, whole genome shotgun sequence DNA encodes these proteins:
- the LOC127097656 gene encoding homeobox-leucine zipper protein HAT14, with product MDFDLDLGLALHDKYSYENFDSHKTRENKKKMESKNYLSLSLGPSKDDDEENTITQNSLTSPSIESSFSNSMNMMKKEIGDEFEVEIEKVPITRIGNVDEDGNSRKKLRLTKEQSEVLEENFREHSTLNQKQKQALAERLKLQARQVEVWFQNRRARTKVKQTESDFEVLKKCCQTLTEENKKLKIELQELKSIQTVAATPTFYMQIPAVTVTICPLCGNNKNGSKAR from the exons ATGGATTTTGATCTCGATCTTGGTCTAGCCCTTCATGATAAATATTCATATGAGAATTTTGATAGCCATAAAACGAGAGAAAACAAGAAGAAAATGGAGAGTAAGAATTATCTATCACTTTCGTTAGGACCATCAaaggatgatgatgaagaaaaTACTATAACTCAAAATTCACTTACTTCTCCAAGTATAGAGTCTTCGTTTTCAAACTccatgaacatgatgaagaagGAGATTGGTGATGAATTTGAGGTAGAGATTGAGAAGGTTCCAATTACAAGGATTggaaatgttgatgaagatggTAATTCAAGGAAGAAACTTAGGCTCACAAAAGAACAATCAGAAGTTTTGGAAGAAAATTTCAGAGAGCATTCTACACTTAACCAG AAGCAAAAGCAAGCATTAGCAGAAAGGCTGAAACTACAAGCTAGGCAAGTAGAAGTGTGGTTTCAGAATCGGAGAGCCAG GACAAAAGTGAAACAAACAGAATCAGATTTTGAAGTGCTAAAGAAGTGTTGCCAAACTCTAACAGAAGAGAACAAGAAATTGAAAATAGAGCTGCAAGAACTGAAGTCAATACAAACAGTGGCAGCAACACCCACCTTTTATATGCAGATTCCAGCAGTCACAGTAACTATATGTCCTTTGTGTGGTAACAACAAGAATGGCTCAAAGGCTCGATAA